A window of the Ciconia boyciana chromosome 33, ASM3463844v1, whole genome shotgun sequence genome harbors these coding sequences:
- the SARS2 gene encoding serine--tRNA ligase, mitochondrial isoform X2 — MAAPRALAAARRAAARGWRGAGGGAGAGPGRSRLYEHVREGLSARPQLDVAALSERELERRRGPLRGGDLREIVQTWARLGEVRASIARLEAEKGRVAQGVRALMAAHDKETAEALPAYAALRARGRQVRLELQALLAEEAGLDERFYLKALQLPNRTHPEAPVGDESQARMLEVVGEKPVFDFKPKGHLELGEGLDIIRQRRLSHVSGHRSYYLCGAGALLQHALVRFVLAKLLPKEGCGMQPNATPSPVYNIAPSRFEDLCLAGTSEVGIAGYFMDHAVRLEDLPIRVVCSSTCYRAETETGREPWGLYRVHQFTKVEMFGVTAAESGAESEALLAEFLALQKEIFSELGLHYRVLDMPTQELGLPAYRKFDIEAWMPGRGKYGEISSASNCTDYQSRRLNIMYSDGAGRLRHAHTVNGTACAVSRMLIALLECNQLPDGRVRVPPALQPLVGQAVLARPPAPLLRYIGPNQPRGGREVP; from the exons atggcggcgcccagggcgctggcggcggcgcggcgggcggcggcgcggggctggcgcggggcggggggcggggccggggccgggccggggcggagCCGCCTGTACGAGCACGTGCGCGAGGGCCTGAGCGCGCGGCCGCAGCTGGACGTGGCGGCGCTGAGCGAGCGGGAGctggagcggcggcgggggccgctgCGGGGGGGCGACCTGCGCGAGATC GTACAAACCTGGGCCCGCCTGGGGGAGGTGCGGGCCAGCATCGCCCGCCTGGAGGCCGAGAAGGGGCGAGTGGCCCAGGGCGTGCGGGCCCTGATG GCAGCCCACGACAAGGAGACGGCGGAGGCG CTCCCCGCGTACGCAGCGCTGCGGGCCCGCGGCCGCCAGGTCCGGCTGGAGCTGCAGGCGCTGCTGGCCGAGGAGGCCGGCCTGGACGAGCGCTTCTACCTGAaggccctgcagctccccaaCCGCACCCACCCCGAGGCG cccgTCGGGGACGAGAGCCAGGCCCGcatgctggaggtggtgggagAGAAGCCGG TGTTTGACTTCAAGCCGAAGGGACACCTGGAGCTGGGCGAGGGGCTGGACATCATCCGCCAGCG GCGCCTGTCGCACGTCTCGGGGCACCGCTCCTACTACCTGTGCGGGGCCGGCGCGCTGCTGCAGCACGCGCTCGTGCGCTTCGTCCTGGCCAAGCTGCTGCCCAAG GAGGGCTGCGGTATGCAGCCCAACGCCACCCCCTCGCCCGTCTACAACATCGCCCCCTCCCGCTTCGAGGACCTCTGCCTGGCCGGCACCTCCGAGGTGGGGATCGCAG GGTACTTCATGGACCACGCTGTGCGGCTGGAGGACTTGCCCATCAG GGTcgtctgctccagcacctgctACCGGGCCGAGACCGAGACGGGGCGGGAGCCGTGGGGGCTCTACCGCGTCCACCAGTTCACCAAG GTGGAGATGTTCGGGGTGACGGCGGCAGAGAGCGGGGCCGAGAGCGAGGCGCTGCTGGCCGAGTTCCTGGCTCTGCAGAAGGAGATCTTCTCCGAGCTGGGACTGCACTACCG cgTCCTCGACATGCCCACGCAGGAGCTGGGGCTCCCCGCCTACCGCAAGTTCGATATTGAAGCCTGGATGCCCGGACGGGGCAAATACGGGGAG ATCTCCAGCGCATCCAACTGCACCGACTACCAGAGCCGGCGCCTGAACATCATGTACAGCGACGGGGCCGGGCGGCTGCGGCACGCACACACG GTGAACGGCACTGCCTGCGCCGTCTCCCGGATGCTCATCGCTCTCTTGGAGTGCAACCAGCTGCCG GATGGTCGCGTCCGCGTGCCCcccgccctgcagcccctcgtCGGCCAGGCCGTGCtcgcccggcccccggccccgctgctgcGCTACATCGGGCCCAaccagccccgggggggccgTGAGGTGCCCTGA
- the SARS2 gene encoding serine--tRNA ligase, mitochondrial isoform X1: protein MAAPRALAAARRAAARGWRGAGGGAGAGPGRSRLYEHVREGLSARPQLDVAALSERELERRRGPLRGGDLREIVQTWARLGEVRASIARLEAEKGRVAQGVRALMAAHDKETAEALPAYAALRARGRQVRLELQALLAEEAGLDERFYLKALQLPNRTHPEAPVGDESQARMLEVVGEKPVFDFKPKGHLELGEGLDIIRQRRLSHVSGHRSYYLCGAGALLQHALVRFVLAKLLPKGFLPMTVPDLLRGAVFEGCGMQPNATPSPVYNIAPSRFEDLCLAGTSEVGIAGYFMDHAVRLEDLPIRVVCSSTCYRAETETGREPWGLYRVHQFTKVEMFGVTAAESGAESEALLAEFLALQKEIFSELGLHYRVLDMPTQELGLPAYRKFDIEAWMPGRGKYGEISSASNCTDYQSRRLNIMYSDGAGRLRHAHTVNGTACAVSRMLIALLECNQLPDGRVRVPPALQPLVGQAVLARPPAPLLRYIGPNQPRGGREVP, encoded by the exons atggcggcgcccagggcgctggcggcggcgcggcgggcggcggcgcggggctggcgcggggcggggggcggggccggggccgggccggggcggagCCGCCTGTACGAGCACGTGCGCGAGGGCCTGAGCGCGCGGCCGCAGCTGGACGTGGCGGCGCTGAGCGAGCGGGAGctggagcggcggcgggggccgctgCGGGGGGGCGACCTGCGCGAGATC GTACAAACCTGGGCCCGCCTGGGGGAGGTGCGGGCCAGCATCGCCCGCCTGGAGGCCGAGAAGGGGCGAGTGGCCCAGGGCGTGCGGGCCCTGATG GCAGCCCACGACAAGGAGACGGCGGAGGCG CTCCCCGCGTACGCAGCGCTGCGGGCCCGCGGCCGCCAGGTCCGGCTGGAGCTGCAGGCGCTGCTGGCCGAGGAGGCCGGCCTGGACGAGCGCTTCTACCTGAaggccctgcagctccccaaCCGCACCCACCCCGAGGCG cccgTCGGGGACGAGAGCCAGGCCCGcatgctggaggtggtgggagAGAAGCCGG TGTTTGACTTCAAGCCGAAGGGACACCTGGAGCTGGGCGAGGGGCTGGACATCATCCGCCAGCG GCGCCTGTCGCACGTCTCGGGGCACCGCTCCTACTACCTGTGCGGGGCCGGCGCGCTGCTGCAGCACGCGCTCGTGCGCTTCGTCCTGGCCAAGCTGCTGCCCAAG GGCTTCCTGCCCATGACGGTCCCCGACCTGCTGCGAGGCGCCGTCTTC GAGGGCTGCGGTATGCAGCCCAACGCCACCCCCTCGCCCGTCTACAACATCGCCCCCTCCCGCTTCGAGGACCTCTGCCTGGCCGGCACCTCCGAGGTGGGGATCGCAG GGTACTTCATGGACCACGCTGTGCGGCTGGAGGACTTGCCCATCAG GGTcgtctgctccagcacctgctACCGGGCCGAGACCGAGACGGGGCGGGAGCCGTGGGGGCTCTACCGCGTCCACCAGTTCACCAAG GTGGAGATGTTCGGGGTGACGGCGGCAGAGAGCGGGGCCGAGAGCGAGGCGCTGCTGGCCGAGTTCCTGGCTCTGCAGAAGGAGATCTTCTCCGAGCTGGGACTGCACTACCG cgTCCTCGACATGCCCACGCAGGAGCTGGGGCTCCCCGCCTACCGCAAGTTCGATATTGAAGCCTGGATGCCCGGACGGGGCAAATACGGGGAG ATCTCCAGCGCATCCAACTGCACCGACTACCAGAGCCGGCGCCTGAACATCATGTACAGCGACGGGGCCGGGCGGCTGCGGCACGCACACACG GTGAACGGCACTGCCTGCGCCGTCTCCCGGATGCTCATCGCTCTCTTGGAGTGCAACCAGCTGCCG GATGGTCGCGTCCGCGTGCCCcccgccctgcagcccctcgtCGGCCAGGCCGTGCtcgcccggcccccggccccgctgctgcGCTACATCGGGCCCAaccagccccgggggggccgTGAGGTGCCCTGA
- the MRPS12 gene encoding small ribosomal subunit protein uS12m codes for MPLRALLRAAASLRGRAAGALPPAAVAGRRPVPPCPQQAGGMATLNQMHRQGRPKPPPPKLGATFGRPQIKGVVIKNLIRKPKKPNSANRKCARVRLSNGKEVVCFIPGEGHNLQEHHVVLVQGGRTQDLPGVKLTIVRGKYDCAHVQKKK; via the exons ATGCCGCTCCGCGCTCTGCTGAGGGCCGCGGCCTCGCTGCGCGGCCGCG CTGCCGGggcgctcccgcccgccgccgtGGCCGGGAGGCGGCCGGTGCCGCCGTGCCCGCAGCAGGCCGGCGGCATGGCCACCCTCAACCAGATGCACCGGCAGGGCCGGCCCAAGCCGCCCCCTCCCAAGCTGGGGGCCACCTTCGGCCGCCCCCAGATCAAGGGGGTGGTGATCAAGAACCTGATCCGGAAGCCCAAGAAGCCCAACTCGGCCAACCGCAAATGCGCGCGGGTGCGGCTGAGCAACGGGAAGGAGGTGGTGTGCTTCATCCCCGGGGAGGGCCACAACCTGCAGGAGCACCACGTCGTGCTGGTGCAGGGCGGCCGCACCCAGGACCTGCCGGGGGTGAAGCTCACCATCGTGCGGGGCAAGTACGACTGCGCCCACGTCCAGAAGAAGAAGTGA